A single window of Syntrophus aciditrophicus SB DNA harbors:
- a CDS encoding UDP-N-acetylmuramoyl-L-alanyl-D-glutamate--2,6-diaminopimelate ligase: MNLSILLKGINILGISGPSGSEVNVSSVCYNSRQCTPDSLFVAIRGLKSDGHEYIDDAVRCGAKVIVCEKEVTMPPEITVVRVENGRRTLGLLARNFYADPSRCLVAVAVMGTNGKTTVTYILESIFQAAGFSCGVLGTVNYRYPGLVMEAPNTTPESLDLQRIIREMVDHGVTHLVAEVSSHAVDLRRIDDCDFDLGIFTNLTQDHLDYHKTMENYFQAKKRFFSEVLPGGRKQHRYAMAVNADDPWGKRLIRETGEISRPLTFGIEEKADIRASSFDLSLDGIRAEIVVGSMSFDVDTALIGKFNLYNVLAAVSASVALRVPIEAIRRGVRAMNAVPGRLEKVSGSTQPDVFVDYAHTDDALRRVLQSLSPFKRGRIITVFGCGGDRDRGKRPLMGKVATNYSDLTILTSDNPRSEDPLSIIRDIEVGINSQSIPEGSSEDLSRGMTGRGYVVIPDRREAIGAAIRSARPSDIVLIAGKGHEDYQIIGEKRLFFDDRAVAKEFLQNT; the protein is encoded by the coding sequence ATGAACCTTTCGATCTTGTTGAAGGGAATCAACATTCTGGGAATTTCCGGACCTTCAGGCAGTGAAGTGAACGTGAGTTCCGTATGCTACAATTCCCGGCAGTGTACTCCCGATTCCCTGTTCGTGGCGATAAGGGGTCTTAAATCCGACGGACATGAATATATCGATGATGCGGTCCGTTGTGGTGCAAAAGTGATTGTCTGTGAAAAAGAAGTGACAATGCCTCCTGAAATTACAGTGGTCAGAGTGGAAAACGGACGGAGAACCCTGGGGCTTCTGGCGAGAAATTTCTATGCGGATCCTTCCAGATGCCTGGTTGCCGTTGCGGTGATGGGAACGAACGGGAAAACCACGGTCACCTATATCCTGGAGTCAATTTTTCAGGCGGCCGGCTTTTCGTGCGGCGTCCTTGGTACTGTTAATTACCGTTATCCCGGCCTCGTCATGGAGGCACCCAATACAACACCGGAATCGCTGGATTTACAGCGGATTATTCGGGAAATGGTCGACCATGGGGTAACGCATCTCGTTGCCGAGGTATCGTCCCATGCCGTCGACCTCCGACGCATCGATGATTGTGATTTTGATCTGGGAATTTTCACTAATCTTACCCAGGATCACCTGGATTATCACAAAACCATGGAGAATTATTTCCAGGCGAAAAAGAGGTTTTTTTCGGAAGTGCTTCCGGGCGGTAGAAAACAGCATCGTTACGCCATGGCCGTGAATGCCGACGATCCATGGGGAAAACGCCTGATTCGAGAAACGGGGGAGATTTCCCGGCCTCTGACATTTGGAATTGAAGAGAAAGCCGACATCCGGGCGTCATCCTTTGATCTCTCTCTGGATGGCATTCGGGCGGAGATTGTGGTCGGCTCTATGAGCTTCGATGTCGACACCGCGCTGATTGGCAAGTTCAATCTGTACAATGTGCTGGCCGCGGTTTCGGCATCGGTGGCCCTGCGCGTGCCGATTGAGGCCATTCGGCGGGGAGTGCGTGCAATGAATGCCGTTCCCGGACGTCTCGAGAAGGTCAGCGGCTCGACACAGCCGGATGTATTTGTTGATTACGCCCACACTGACGACGCCCTGCGCAGGGTTCTTCAGAGTCTTTCGCCTTTCAAGCGGGGAAGGATCATTACGGTGTTTGGCTGCGGTGGCGATCGCGACCGGGGAAAGAGACCCCTTATGGGTAAGGTGGCGACAAATTACAGTGATCTGACAATTCTGACCTCTGATAATCCGAGATCGGAAGATCCCTTGTCCATTATTCGGGATATTGAAGTGGGCATTAACAGCCAATCCATTCCTGAAGGCTCTTCGGAGGATCTGTCCCGGGGAATGACCGGCAGAGGATATGTGGTCATTCCGGACCGGAGGGAGGCCATCGGAGCGGCAATCCGGTCGGCACGTCCCTCCGATATTGTTCTCATTGCGGGAAAAGGACATGAAGACTATCAGATCATTGGAGAGAAGCGTCTTTTCTTTGATGACCGCGCAGTTGCAAAAGAATTCCTTCAGAATACATAA
- the murF gene encoding UDP-N-acetylmuramoyl-tripeptide--D-alanyl-D-alanine ligase, translating to MDHNSTPQFSVDELLEAVGGTLLQGSTDSIIRGVSTDTRQLVAGNLYIPLKGANFDGHDFLDVAVKKGAGGVLVDVHHAFILETGSKKTDGCLKILVDDTLKALGDLARFWRRAVGRPVIAITGSSGKTTTKEMTAAILEQTFSVLKTEGNLNNLIGLPLTLLRMHRGHDLALVELGTNARGEIKRLTEIAEPDIGLVTNIGPAHLEGLKTLEIIREEKGDLYGTMPKSGLAVFNADDEAMAPLRRSWQGKMLTYGITSRADMTASDIAKWGESGQSFTLNAGSESTVVHLSAFGMHNIYNALAAAALSRAAGIGINEISQGLRNFHPVAARFEVHFLPNGAFLVDDTYNANPASVREALKTIQTLKGNHRSVVVLADMLELGDQAERLHETVGSEAAATDVDRLFLKGSLSRSTAAGAIKGGMTEERILFFEDPEEILDDVLSFVEAGDWILVKGSRLMKMEEIVKKILDRTPA from the coding sequence TTGGACCATAATTCAACACCACAATTTTCTGTTGACGAGCTGCTTGAGGCGGTGGGGGGAACGCTTTTGCAGGGGAGCACGGATTCCATCATCCGTGGTGTATCAACCGATACCCGACAGCTTGTTGCAGGCAATCTCTATATTCCCCTGAAGGGAGCGAATTTTGACGGGCATGATTTTCTGGATGTCGCTGTCAAGAAAGGTGCTGGTGGAGTGCTTGTGGATGTCCATCATGCCTTTATTCTGGAGACGGGTTCAAAAAAGACCGACGGCTGCCTTAAGATTCTCGTGGACGATACTCTGAAGGCTCTGGGGGATCTGGCCCGTTTCTGGCGGAGAGCGGTTGGGCGGCCGGTGATAGCCATCACCGGGAGTTCAGGCAAGACAACGACGAAAGAAATGACCGCCGCGATCCTTGAACAGACTTTTTCCGTGCTCAAAACGGAGGGAAATCTGAACAATCTGATCGGATTGCCGTTGACCCTGCTGCGTATGCATCGAGGGCACGATCTGGCCCTTGTGGAGTTGGGCACCAATGCCAGGGGTGAAATCAAACGGTTGACAGAAATCGCGGAACCTGATATCGGGCTCGTTACCAATATCGGCCCGGCCCATCTGGAAGGACTGAAGACCCTGGAGATCATCAGGGAGGAAAAAGGGGATCTCTACGGCACCATGCCAAAGTCCGGTCTGGCCGTATTTAATGCGGACGATGAGGCCATGGCCCCTTTGAGGCGGTCTTGGCAGGGTAAAATGTTGACATACGGGATAACATCCCGGGCTGATATGACTGCATCTGATATTGCGAAGTGGGGTGAATCGGGGCAGTCTTTTACTTTGAATGCCGGCTCCGAGTCCACTGTGGTCCACCTGTCTGCATTCGGCATGCATAACATTTACAATGCCCTGGCCGCGGCTGCGCTGTCCAGGGCTGCCGGTATCGGCATTAATGAAATTTCCCAAGGTCTCCGGAACTTCCATCCTGTAGCTGCTCGTTTTGAAGTCCACTTCCTGCCGAATGGCGCTTTTCTCGTTGACGATACCTATAATGCCAATCCGGCATCCGTTCGTGAAGCTCTGAAAACGATCCAGACTTTGAAGGGAAACCATCGCAGTGTGGTTGTTCTCGCCGATATGCTGGAGCTTGGCGACCAGGCGGAGCGGCTTCATGAAACCGTTGGGAGCGAGGCCGCCGCAACTGATGTGGACCGCCTTTTTCTGAAAGGCTCCCTTTCCCGGTCGACGGCTGCCGGGGCGATCAAAGGCGGCATGACGGAAGAGCGGATTCTTTTTTTTGAAGACCCTGAAGAGATTCTCGATGACGTCCTCTCCTTCGTCGAAGCGGGGGACTGGATCCTTGTCAAAGGATCGCGGCTGATGAAAATGGAAGAAATCGTCAAGAAAATTCTTGATCGGACTCCGGCATAA
- the mraY gene encoding phospho-N-acetylmuramoyl-pentapeptide-transferase has product MLYHLLYPLHTTYSYFNVFRYITFRTIYAAITALIICFLLGPWLIRKLRELKMGQVIRDDGPEAHLSKQGTPTMGGVLIIFAVVVSTLLWANLTIDYVWLVLMVTLGYGLIGFADDYRKLTRQSSRGVSGKVRLACEVCIALLVSVVLYAKPGFNSTIAIPFFKTVLPDLGWGYIFLSTFIIVGAANAVNLTDGLDGLAIGPAITCFMTYLLFAYFAGNFKIASYLQIPGVAGVGELSIFCGAIVGAGIGFLWYNTYPAQVFMGDTGSLSLGGALGCLAIVTKQEILLAIVGGIFVLETFSVIFQVGWFKLSHGKRIFRMAPIHHHFELKGWAEPKVIVRFWIISILLALLAISTLKLR; this is encoded by the coding sequence ATGCTTTATCACCTTCTCTATCCACTGCATACAACCTATTCCTATTTTAATGTCTTCCGCTACATCACGTTCCGGACGATATATGCAGCCATTACCGCCCTGATCATCTGTTTCCTGCTGGGCCCCTGGCTGATCCGGAAGCTTCGGGAATTGAAGATGGGACAGGTCATCCGGGATGACGGCCCTGAAGCGCATCTTTCCAAACAGGGGACGCCGACGATGGGGGGGGTCCTGATTATTTTCGCCGTCGTCGTTTCGACATTGCTTTGGGCCAATCTCACGATCGATTATGTCTGGCTTGTGCTGATGGTAACTCTGGGATACGGACTGATCGGCTTTGCCGACGATTACCGTAAGCTGACGCGTCAGAGTTCCCGGGGAGTCTCCGGAAAGGTTCGGCTGGCCTGTGAAGTGTGCATCGCTCTTCTCGTCAGCGTTGTCCTTTACGCAAAGCCGGGGTTCAATTCCACCATCGCCATTCCTTTTTTCAAGACCGTGCTTCCGGATCTGGGGTGGGGATACATTTTTCTTTCCACGTTCATCATCGTCGGGGCCGCGAATGCCGTGAATTTAACGGACGGACTGGATGGTCTGGCCATCGGACCGGCCATTACCTGCTTCATGACTTATCTGCTCTTTGCCTATTTCGCGGGCAATTTCAAGATTGCCTCCTACCTGCAGATTCCCGGTGTGGCCGGCGTCGGAGAATTGAGCATTTTCTGCGGTGCAATCGTGGGCGCGGGTATCGGTTTCCTCTGGTACAATACCTATCCGGCCCAGGTTTTCATGGGAGATACCGGGTCCCTCTCTCTCGGCGGCGCCCTTGGCTGTCTGGCCATTGTGACCAAGCAGGAGATTCTGCTGGCCATCGTAGGGGGGATTTTCGTGCTGGAAACCTTCTCGGTTATCTTTCAGGTCGGGTGGTTCAAGCTTTCCCACGGGAAGCGCATCTTCCGTATGGCTCCGATCCATCATCATTTTGAATTGAAGGGATGGGCGGAGCCGAAGGTGATTGTCCGCTTCTGGATCATTTCCATCCTGCTGGCCCTGCTGGCCATCAGTACACTAAAACTTCGATAG
- the murD gene encoding UDP-N-acetylmuramoyl-L-alanine--D-glutamate ligase, with product MDISGQRMLVIGWGKTGVASARFLISRGARVVVADEKNLSLENDVLSKLGEDHGQSVELADYGISALAQVDAVVPSPGVPPFHPVLKEAVKRCIPVISELELACRYLQTPMIAITGTNGKTTTTSLIGEILSGSGRKVFVGGNIGTPLVEYVTGPQTADCAVVEISSFQLQWVDQFHAFVSILLNTTCDHVNYHGSFEAYRAVKERIFNNQGKQDVAILNADEPDSAVLAESLSSPVFFFSTTKMVERGLYQEKDRLICLDGEGKQEFYPLSMIRLPGAHNVENVMAAILASRACGCSPENVINAISGFSGIAHRIEFTREIGGVKFYDDSKGTNVGAVKRAIETFSDPIILLMGGRDKDGDFETLSALLQDRVKALVIFGEARERIQERIGGIVPTVLTPSLKEAIAAARRQACAGDVVLLSPGCASFDEFADYKARGRFFKEEVRAFA from the coding sequence ATGGATATATCAGGACAGAGAATGCTGGTAATCGGCTGGGGAAAAACGGGTGTCGCCTCCGCGCGGTTTCTGATTTCTCGTGGCGCCCGGGTCGTCGTGGCGGATGAAAAAAATCTTTCCCTGGAAAATGACGTACTGTCCAAACTTGGCGAAGATCATGGTCAAAGCGTGGAACTGGCGGATTATGGAATATCGGCGCTGGCCCAGGTCGATGCCGTTGTGCCTTCGCCGGGCGTGCCGCCGTTTCATCCCGTTCTGAAGGAAGCCGTCAAGAGATGTATCCCCGTTATCAGCGAACTCGAACTGGCCTGCCGTTATCTCCAGACGCCCATGATCGCCATTACCGGAACGAATGGAAAGACGACCACGACGAGCCTTATCGGAGAAATACTGAGCGGAAGCGGCAGAAAGGTCTTCGTGGGTGGAAATATCGGGACGCCGCTGGTGGAGTACGTGACCGGGCCGCAGACAGCCGACTGCGCGGTCGTCGAGATCAGCAGCTTCCAGCTCCAATGGGTGGATCAGTTTCACGCCTTTGTGTCCATTCTACTGAATACGACCTGCGATCATGTAAATTATCACGGTTCGTTCGAGGCATACCGGGCCGTCAAGGAAAGAATTTTCAACAATCAGGGAAAACAGGATGTGGCCATCCTGAATGCCGACGAACCGGATTCGGCTGTGCTGGCAGAATCTCTGTCATCACCGGTCTTTTTTTTCAGCACCACAAAGATGGTTGAACGCGGTCTCTATCAGGAAAAGGATCGATTGATCTGTCTCGACGGAGAGGGAAAGCAGGAGTTCTATCCTTTGAGTATGATCCGTTTGCCGGGGGCTCACAACGTCGAGAATGTCATGGCTGCCATTTTAGCCTCCCGGGCCTGCGGCTGCAGTCCGGAAAACGTGATCAATGCGATATCCGGCTTTTCAGGTATCGCCCACCGCATTGAATTTACAAGGGAGATTGGCGGTGTGAAGTTTTACGACGATTCCAAGGGAACCAACGTCGGGGCCGTCAAACGGGCCATAGAAACCTTTTCGGACCCGATCATTCTCCTGATGGGCGGAAGGGACAAGGATGGAGATTTTGAAACGCTGAGCGCCCTTTTACAGGACCGGGTCAAGGCTCTGGTGATTTTCGGCGAAGCGAGAGAACGGATTCAGGAGCGGATCGGCGGGATCGTTCCTACCGTTTTAACGCCCTCCCTGAAGGAGGCCATTGCAGCCGCCCGTCGGCAGGCTTGTGCCGGGGATGTCGTCCTGTTGTCTCCCGGGTGTGCCAGTTTTGATGAGTTTGCAGATTATAAGGCAAGAGGGAGATTCTTTAAGGAAGAAGTGAGGGCTTTTGCATGA
- the ftsW gene encoding putative lipid II flippase FtsW, whose protein sequence is MIGFLKRFSLPELPFRNLPEGDKRPDLVLLLVVLILVSIGTVMIYSSSSIMAAASKASHHDGWYFLKKQIVFVILGFGMMILMSRIPYSYLRQVAYPSILVCIVLLSLVLVPHLGVRAGGATRWLRMGFFSFQVSELAKICMILFMAQFMTRKIEYRKNFQRGVAVPLAVTGVVLSLIILEPDFGTCAIISVIMLLMLYMAGARVVHLGALMAALIPVGIWFLIHERYRVDRLTAFLDPWKDPQKTGFQIIQSLISFGSGGAFGVGVGDSMQKLFYLPEPHTDFILSIIAEEAGFVGVVVVIALFVILIVRGFFIAFRAPDLFGTLVAAGLTMIIALEAVINIAGVMGLIPLKGLALPFLSYGGTSLLMSLTAVGILLNISTYTEIKEES, encoded by the coding sequence ATGATCGGCTTTCTGAAAAGATTTTCGCTGCCGGAACTGCCATTTCGCAATCTCCCGGAGGGCGATAAACGACCGGATCTTGTTCTCCTGCTCGTGGTCCTGATTCTGGTGAGCATCGGAACCGTCATGATCTACAGTTCAAGCTCCATCATGGCAGCGGCCAGTAAAGCCAGTCATCATGATGGCTGGTATTTTCTCAAAAAGCAGATCGTTTTTGTCATTCTGGGATTCGGGATGATGATCCTGATGTCCCGGATTCCTTATTCCTATCTGAGGCAGGTAGCCTATCCAAGCATTCTGGTCTGTATCGTCCTTCTTTCACTTGTTCTTGTTCCTCATTTGGGGGTTCGTGCCGGAGGGGCAACGAGGTGGCTCCGGATGGGTTTTTTTTCATTCCAGGTTTCAGAGCTGGCGAAAATCTGTATGATTCTCTTTATGGCTCAGTTCATGACCCGCAAGATCGAATACCGGAAGAATTTTCAGCGCGGGGTGGCCGTGCCGCTGGCTGTAACGGGGGTCGTTCTCTCTCTGATCATTCTGGAACCGGACTTCGGCACCTGCGCCATTATTTCGGTCATCATGCTGTTGATGCTCTATATGGCCGGCGCAAGGGTGGTTCATCTGGGCGCTTTAATGGCGGCACTCATCCCCGTAGGGATCTGGTTCCTGATCCATGAAAGGTACCGCGTGGACAGGTTGACAGCCTTTCTCGATCCATGGAAGGATCCCCAGAAGACCGGGTTTCAGATTATCCAGTCACTCATTTCCTTCGGTTCCGGCGGAGCTTTCGGCGTCGGCGTCGGTGACAGTATGCAGAAGCTCTTCTATCTGCCTGAACCTCATACAGATTTCATCCTGTCCATTATTGCCGAAGAAGCGGGCTTTGTCGGGGTGGTGGTGGTCATTGCCTTGTTCGTGATTTTGATCGTACGGGGGTTCTTTATCGCTTTCAGGGCTCCGGATCTTTTCGGAACGCTCGTTGCCGCCGGCCTGACCATGATTATCGCCCTCGAAGCCGTCATAAATATCGCAGGGGTGATGGGGCTGATTCCCCTGAAAGGTCTGGCGCTGCCCTTTCTCAGTTACGGCGGGACGTCGCTGCTGATGAGCCTGACGGCTGTGGGCATCCTTCTGAACATCTCCACTTATACGGAAATAAAGGAAGAGTCCTGA
- the murG gene encoding undecaprenyldiphospho-muramoylpentapeptide beta-N-acetylglucosaminyltransferase: MTVRVIIAGGGTGGHLFPGVAIAEELLRRDRENRVLFVGTKRGIEKKVLKDLGFRLKLLNVEGIKGRGVMRSSLALLKLPGSLMQSMKIIRDFRPDVVIGVGGYASGPAVMAAHLMGIKTAIAEQNSIPGLTNRILGRFVDRVFLSFSDGGKWFSAKKAAVSGNPIRAAFFNGKPVLEKTGDQFSLLVFGGSQGAHAINSAFQDALPFLQLLKGCLRIVHQTGERDCESMAAAYSAQGFSARVVPFIRDMAAAYEAADLLICRAGATSIAEITAIGKAAILIPFPYAIGDHQTENAKVLLKAGAAVMIPEKDLTGKKLADEIQNFYSHPSLLKDMEAKAASLGNIYAASDIVDSCMAMIRL; the protein is encoded by the coding sequence ATGACTGTTCGAGTGATCATTGCCGGTGGAGGGACCGGCGGGCATCTGTTTCCCGGTGTGGCAATTGCCGAGGAGTTGCTACGACGAGACAGGGAGAACAGAGTTCTTTTTGTCGGAACGAAGCGGGGGATTGAAAAAAAAGTGCTGAAGGACCTTGGTTTCCGCCTGAAACTGCTGAATGTGGAAGGCATCAAAGGGCGTGGAGTGATGCGGTCCAGTCTGGCCCTTTTAAAACTTCCGGGAAGCCTGATGCAGTCGATGAAAATAATTCGTGATTTCCGACCGGATGTCGTTATCGGCGTCGGAGGCTATGCTTCGGGTCCAGCCGTCATGGCAGCCCATCTGATGGGAATCAAGACCGCTATTGCTGAACAGAATTCCATCCCGGGACTTACCAATCGCATTCTGGGCCGGTTTGTTGATCGTGTTTTCCTCAGCTTTTCCGACGGGGGGAAATGGTTCTCCGCTAAAAAAGCTGCAGTTTCAGGAAATCCGATCCGGGCCGCCTTCTTCAATGGGAAACCGGTTCTTGAAAAGACCGGGGATCAATTTTCCCTGCTGGTTTTCGGAGGAAGTCAGGGAGCTCATGCAATCAATTCGGCGTTTCAGGATGCCCTTCCTTTTCTGCAGCTTTTGAAGGGGTGTCTCCGTATTGTTCATCAAACCGGGGAACGGGATTGTGAAAGCATGGCTGCCGCGTATAGCGCACAGGGGTTTTCCGCCCGTGTTGTTCCCTTCATTCGAGATATGGCAGCGGCATACGAGGCTGCCGATCTCCTCATCTGCCGGGCGGGAGCCACCTCAATTGCCGAGATCACCGCCATCGGCAAGGCGGCGATCCTCATCCCCTTTCCCTATGCGATTGGGGATCACCAGACGGAAAACGCCAAAGTTCTCCTCAAGGCCGGGGCGGCCGTAATGATCCCGGAAAAGGATCTTACCGGGAAAAAACTCGCGGATGAGATTCAGAATTTTTATTCTCATCCCTCCCTGCTTAAGGATATGGAAGCAAAAGCAGCCAGTCTGGGAAACATTTATGCAGCTTCGGATATTGTCGATTCCTGTATGGCCATGATCAGGCTGTAG
- the murC gene encoding UDP-N-acetylmuramate--L-alanine ligase, with protein sequence MRRKVRHIHFVGIGGIGMSGIAEVLLNLGYTVSGSDLRTSDTTEHLSSLGATVFQGHKASNLTDVDVVVTSTAVRKDNPEVLEAHRRSVPVIPRAEMLAELLKMKVSIAVSGSHGKTTTTSMIATVMASGGLDPTMVIGGKLGSIGSNARMGHGEFIVAEADESDGSFLKLSPSLAVITNIDREHLDFYRGIEDIKDAFLQFANIVPFYGSAVLCLDDPHIKTILSDIKRKTITYGMEPAADYRAQELRFNGAVTEYELYYRTECLGSVTLSVPGMFNVYNSLATVAVARELDMTFPDIQQGLKSYVGVGRRLEVKGKIAGVTVVDDYGHHPTEISATLAAARQVWKNRMIVVFQPHRYTRTQALFREFLGAFTEADLLIVTDIYPASEDPIEGVTAEALCDGIRSLTRREVRYIPNFSDITDYLMTVVQPGDTVITQGAGSVNSVGVSLLSRLKEVEDSRAA encoded by the coding sequence ATGCGCAGAAAGGTGCGCCATATTCATTTTGTCGGCATAGGCGGCATCGGTATGAGCGGGATTGCCGAGGTGCTTCTTAATCTGGGGTATACGGTCAGCGGGTCGGACCTGAGAACTTCGGATACCACCGAGCATCTGTCATCCCTGGGAGCCACGGTATTTCAGGGGCACAAGGCTTCCAACCTGACCGATGTCGACGTGGTGGTCACCTCAACGGCCGTGAGGAAGGATAATCCCGAAGTCCTGGAGGCGCACAGACGCTCTGTTCCCGTCATTCCCCGCGCGGAAATGCTGGCGGAACTGCTGAAAATGAAGGTATCCATTGCCGTATCGGGAAGTCACGGCAAGACCACGACAACTTCCATGATTGCAACGGTTATGGCCAGCGGCGGGCTGGATCCTACCATGGTCATCGGGGGCAAGCTGGGCAGTATCGGGAGCAACGCCCGGATGGGGCATGGGGAGTTTATCGTGGCCGAGGCAGACGAAAGCGATGGCTCTTTTCTTAAGCTTTCGCCATCCCTGGCCGTCATTACCAACATCGACCGGGAACATCTGGATTTTTACCGGGGCATTGAAGACATAAAGGACGCTTTTCTGCAGTTTGCCAACATCGTTCCTTTTTATGGCTCCGCCGTCCTTTGTCTCGATGATCCTCACATCAAAACGATTCTTTCGGATATCAAGCGAAAAACAATCACTTACGGGATGGAGCCGGCGGCGGACTATCGGGCGCAAGAGCTCCGTTTTAATGGAGCCGTTACGGAGTATGAACTCTATTATCGAACGGAATGTCTGGGATCCGTGACTCTTTCTGTTCCGGGGATGTTTAATGTATACAATTCCCTGGCGACTGTCGCTGTTGCGCGGGAACTGGACATGACTTTCCCTGACATACAGCAGGGTTTGAAAAGCTATGTTGGTGTGGGGCGTCGATTGGAAGTCAAGGGAAAAATCGCCGGGGTCACAGTGGTGGATGACTATGGCCATCATCCCACGGAAATCAGCGCGACGCTGGCGGCAGCTCGACAGGTCTGGAAAAATCGGATGATCGTGGTATTTCAGCCGCACCGTTATACGCGGACCCAGGCCCTTTTCCGGGAATTTCTCGGAGCCTTTACCGAAGCGGATCTTCTGATTGTGACAGACATTTACCCTGCCAGTGAGGATCCCATTGAAGGTGTCACGGCGGAGGCGCTTTGCGACGGCATCCGCTCCCTCACGCGCCGGGAGGTTCGCTATATTCCGAATTTCAGCGACATCACCGACTATTTGATGACCGTGGTGCAGCCGGGAGATACAGTGATCACACAGGGGGCGGGAAGTGTCAATTCGGTGGGCGTTTCTCTCTTGAGCCGACTGAAGGAGGTTGAGGATTCCCGTGCTGCATGA